One window from the genome of Paenibacillus azoreducens encodes:
- a CDS encoding YitT family protein, with translation MPQIPVSSRRKAPAIPASGTIRHVVDITLIVIGSLAIALGFNLFLLPNGIAAGGVSGISVLFKSWFGLEPAFTQWAMNIPIFFLGLWLLGKSYGLRSLLGSVILPLFVFLTKDWPLPTDNPLLASIYGGIAVGLGVGIVYRGRGSTGGLATMAQIIQKYSGLSFSLCVVMLDGSVILLAACTLSLEKALYALVGLYVTGKVIDMVELGFNYSKVAYIISNHTERISEAILHDLDRGLTKLSAQGGYTGESRTVLMVVIGQSEATRLKTLVRSVDPDAFVIISNTHEVLGEGFKWEA, from the coding sequence ATGCCGCAAATCCCTGTTTCGAGCCGGAGGAAGGCTCCCGCGATTCCTGCATCGGGAACGATCCGCCATGTGGTAGACATCACTTTGATCGTCATCGGTTCCTTGGCCATTGCTTTAGGATTCAATTTGTTCTTACTGCCTAACGGGATCGCCGCCGGCGGCGTTTCCGGTATCTCTGTGCTGTTTAAGTCGTGGTTCGGACTTGAACCGGCATTTACGCAGTGGGCAATGAATATCCCGATTTTTTTCTTGGGGTTATGGCTGCTCGGCAAAAGTTATGGTCTTCGCTCATTGCTCGGCAGCGTTATTTTACCATTATTCGTATTTCTGACGAAGGACTGGCCGCTGCCGACGGATAATCCGCTGCTCGCCTCCATTTACGGAGGGATCGCGGTTGGCCTTGGGGTCGGCATTGTATATCGGGGCAGAGGTTCTACCGGGGGCCTGGCTACCATGGCCCAAATTATTCAAAAATATAGCGGTCTCAGCTTTTCGCTTTGCGTTGTCATGTTGGACGGAAGCGTCATTCTTTTGGCGGCTTGCACGTTATCGCTGGAGAAAGCCTTGTATGCTTTGGTCGGGCTTTATGTAACAGGGAAAGTCATTGATATGGTTGAGCTTGGATTCAATTATTCGAAGGTTGCTTATATAATCTCGAATCATACGGAGCGGATCAGCGAAGCGATTTTGCATGATTTGGACAGGGGACTGACCAAACTTAGCGCCCAGGGAGGTTATACGGGAGAAAGCCGCACTGTGCTGATGGTTGTGATCGGGCAAAGTGAAGCAACGCGTCTGAAGACGTTGGTGCGAAGCGTAGACCCCGATGCTTTTGTCATTATAAGCAATACTCATGAGGTGTTGGGCGAAGGATTTAAATGGGAAGCATAA
- a CDS encoding acetylornithine transaminase — protein sequence MSNPSGAQSGSSLFPTYARYPISLVKGQGSWLWDDQGNKYLDFMSGIAVTNLGHAPEKVTAKLKEQLDQLWHVSNLFQIPNQEKAAAFLTANSCADAVFFCNSGAEANEAAIKLARRYHQKVKGNDRFEIITFVQSFHGRTLATLTATGQDKVKDGFLPLPAGFKSVLLHDLDALKAAITDQTAAIMLELVLAEGGVLPVEADFLQAIQELCKEHGLLLIIDEVQTGMGRTGKLFAHEHYGIEPDIFTLAKGIASGFPTGAMLGKAYLRDAFAAGSHGSTFGGTPIATAAVIATMETILEDQLPQRAAEMGAYLKEQLTEKLADNPHVKAIRGLGLLVGIECSGPVNELVLEGQKRGLLFITAGPNVIRLLPNLYVTKEEIDQAVSIIASMIHDHTAVKKD from the coding sequence ATGAGCAATCCTTCGGGAGCACAATCCGGAAGCTCGTTGTTTCCAACCTATGCAAGATATCCAATCAGCCTGGTTAAAGGTCAGGGCAGCTGGTTGTGGGACGATCAGGGCAATAAGTATCTGGATTTTATGAGCGGCATTGCCGTAACCAATCTGGGGCACGCACCAGAGAAAGTAACAGCGAAGCTGAAAGAGCAGCTGGACCAGTTGTGGCATGTTTCGAATCTGTTCCAGATTCCGAATCAGGAGAAGGCGGCGGCGTTTCTGACTGCAAACAGCTGTGCCGATGCGGTCTTTTTCTGCAACAGCGGCGCGGAAGCGAATGAAGCGGCGATCAAGCTGGCCCGCCGTTATCACCAAAAGGTGAAAGGCAATGACCGCTTTGAAATCATTACCTTCGTTCAATCCTTCCATGGACGGACGCTGGCGACATTGACGGCAACAGGCCAGGACAAAGTGAAGGACGGATTCCTGCCGCTGCCTGCCGGTTTCAAAAGCGTACTTCTTCATGATCTGGATGCGCTCAAGGCGGCCATTACCGACCAAACGGCAGCCATCATGCTGGAGCTTGTGCTTGCTGAAGGGGGCGTGCTTCCGGTCGAAGCAGATTTTCTCCAGGCCATTCAGGAGCTGTGCAAGGAACATGGTCTGCTGCTCATTATCGACGAAGTGCAGACCGGTATGGGGCGCACAGGCAAGCTGTTTGCGCATGAGCATTACGGCATTGAGCCGGATATTTTTACTTTGGCTAAAGGGATCGCCAGCGGGTTCCCGACAGGGGCCATGCTCGGCAAAGCTTATCTGCGCGATGCCTTCGCGGCGGGCAGCCACGGTTCGACCTTCGGCGGAACGCCGATCGCAACGGCAGCCGTCATCGCGACGATGGAAACGATCCTGGAGGATCAGCTTCCGCAGCGTGCAGCCGAGATGGGGGCTTACCTGAAGGAACAGCTGACAGAAAAGCTGGCGGATAATCCGCATGTGAAAGCCATCCGCGGCCTCGGCCTGCTGGTTGGCATTGAATGCTCAGGGCCGGTAAACGAGCTGGTGCTGGAAGGCCAAAAACGCGGATTGCTGTTTATCACGGCCGGACCAAACGTCATTCGGCTGCTGCCGAACTTGTACGTGACGAAAGAAGAAATCGATCAGGCTGTAAGCATCATAGCCAGCATGATCCATGACCATACAGCGGTTAAGAAAGATTAA
- a CDS encoding cold shock domain-containing protein codes for MQGKVKWFNAEKGYGFIETADGGDVFVHFSAIQSEGFKTLEEGQDVEFEIVEGARGPQAANVIKL; via the coding sequence ATGCAAGGTAAAGTAAAATGGTTTAACGCAGAAAAAGGATACGGTTTCATCGAGACTGCAGACGGTGGCGACGTATTCGTACACTTCTCCGCAATCCAATCCGAAGGTTTCAAAACTTTGGAAGAAGGTCAAGACGTGGAATTCGAAATCGTTGAAGGCGCACGCGGACCTCAAGCAGCTAACGTAATCAAATTATAA
- the argJ gene encoding bifunctional glutamate N-acetyltransferase/amino-acid acetyltransferase ArgJ has translation MGQEKYTVVEGGSIITPKGFSAGGLHCGLKKTERHDLGAIVCDVPAAAAAVYTTNVFQAAPLKVTRESLQDGRLQAVVVNSGNANACTGKQGEEDAYRMRAEAAQHLGVAEQAVAVASTGVIGELLKMDCVTAGIAGLPQRLKHEASGAEDFAQAILTTDLVKKEACVSVTVNGKKVTIAGAAKGSGMIHPNMATMLAFVTTDAVIEAEVLQRLLRQATDVTFNMITVDGDTSTNDMLIAMASGLSGHETLNPSHPDWQAFASGFTYVCQVLAKAIARDGEGATKLVEVNVNGAVNDMSARAIAKTVIGSSLVKSAMFGADANWGRIIAAVGRAGEPVNPETVDIRLGDILVLEGSRPIAFDEDEALEYLKGDLVRIVVDLHHGEGRATAWGCDLTYEYVRINAAYRT, from the coding sequence ATGGGACAAGAAAAATATACCGTCGTAGAGGGCGGTTCGATTATAACGCCAAAAGGTTTTTCCGCAGGGGGACTGCATTGCGGACTCAAGAAAACCGAGCGCCATGATCTCGGCGCGATTGTATGCGATGTACCGGCTGCTGCTGCGGCTGTGTACACGACAAACGTGTTTCAAGCGGCGCCGCTGAAAGTGACGCGCGAAAGCCTGCAGGATGGCAGACTGCAGGCCGTTGTCGTTAACAGCGGCAATGCCAATGCTTGCACAGGCAAGCAGGGGGAAGAAGATGCTTACAGGATGCGGGCGGAAGCAGCACAACATCTGGGCGTTGCCGAGCAGGCCGTGGCGGTCGCCTCGACAGGAGTGATCGGGGAGCTGCTGAAAATGGACTGCGTTACCGCTGGCATCGCCGGCTTGCCGCAGCGCCTGAAGCATGAAGCTTCCGGCGCGGAGGATTTTGCGCAAGCGATTCTGACGACCGACCTTGTGAAGAAGGAAGCTTGCGTTTCCGTAACGGTGAACGGTAAAAAGGTGACGATTGCCGGGGCGGCCAAAGGTTCAGGCATGATTCACCCGAACATGGCGACGATGCTCGCGTTTGTGACGACGGATGCGGTGATCGAAGCGGAAGTTTTGCAGCGGCTTTTGCGCCAGGCGACCGACGTGACGTTCAACATGATTACGGTGGACGGGGATACAAGTACCAACGACATGCTGATCGCCATGGCAAGCGGGCTGTCAGGTCACGAGACGCTTAATCCATCCCATCCGGATTGGCAGGCTTTTGCTTCCGGCTTCACTTATGTTTGCCAAGTGCTTGCCAAGGCCATTGCCCGGGATGGTGAGGGTGCGACCAAGCTGGTTGAGGTAAACGTGAACGGAGCGGTAAACGATATGTCCGCCCGCGCCATTGCCAAAACCGTCATCGGCTCCAGCCTTGTGAAATCGGCGATGTTTGGTGCTGATGCCAACTGGGGGCGGATTATTGCCGCCGTGGGACGCGCCGGCGAGCCTGTGAACCCGGAAACAGTTGATATTCGGCTCGGAGATATATTGGTGCTTGAAGGTTCGCGGCCGATAGCCTTTGACGAGGATGAGGCGTTGGAGTACTTAAAAGGCGACCTCGTACGCATCGTAGTTGATCTTCATCATGGAGAAGGCCGCGCAACGGCTTGGGGCTGTGATTTAACATATGAATATGTTCGTATTAATGCCGCATACCGGACTTAA
- the argF gene encoding ornithine carbamoyltransferase: MTQAEPLQQVNLKGRDLLELDDYTTEEIQYLLDLAIELKRKQKNGEVYQPLKGKTIGLIFEKSSTRTRVSFEVGAFQLGAHALFLSKNDIQLGRGEIISDTAQVLSRYLDGMMIRTFGHNNVVDLAKYASVPVINGLSDLAHPCQVLADYQTILEHKGKLKGLKLAYIGDGNNMAHSLMIGGAKLGVHVSVASPESYEPDAEVVKLSREIAKETGAEIVVTHSPQDAVKDADAIYTDVWASMGFEEEQKIREAAFKNYQVDEELVKGAKSDYLFMHCLPAHRGEEVSEGVIDGKNSVIFDQAENRLHAQKALMAALMG; encoded by the coding sequence ATGACTCAAGCAGAACCACTGCAGCAAGTAAATTTGAAAGGCCGGGATTTGCTGGAACTGGACGATTACACCACGGAAGAGATTCAATATTTGCTGGATCTGGCGATCGAACTGAAACGCAAGCAAAAAAACGGCGAGGTGTATCAGCCGCTAAAAGGCAAAACGATCGGACTTATTTTTGAAAAATCTTCGACCCGTACGCGGGTTTCCTTTGAAGTCGGGGCGTTTCAGCTTGGCGCGCATGCGCTATTTTTAAGCAAAAACGACATTCAGCTTGGACGCGGCGAAATCATCAGCGATACGGCGCAGGTGCTTTCCCGTTACCTCGACGGCATGATGATCCGTACGTTCGGTCATAACAACGTGGTGGATCTGGCCAAATATGCTTCCGTACCGGTGATCAACGGGCTGAGCGATCTGGCGCATCCATGCCAGGTACTGGCGGATTACCAAACGATCCTCGAACATAAAGGCAAGCTGAAAGGTTTGAAACTCGCCTACATCGGCGATGGCAACAACATGGCGCATTCCCTCATGATCGGCGGAGCGAAGCTTGGCGTACACGTATCTGTGGCCAGTCCGGAAAGTTATGAGCCGGATGCGGAAGTCGTGAAGTTAAGCCGCGAGATTGCAAAAGAGACCGGAGCGGAAATCGTCGTGACGCACAGCCCGCAGGATGCGGTAAAAGACGCCGACGCCATCTATACGGATGTTTGGGCAAGCATGGGCTTCGAGGAGGAGCAAAAAATCCGCGAAGCGGCTTTTAAAAACTATCAAGTAGACGAAGAGCTGGTGAAGGGAGCCAAAAGCGATTATCTGTTCATGCATTGCCTGCCTGCACACCGCGGCGAAGAAGTAAGCGAGGGCGTCATCGACGGCAAAAACTCCGTGATTTTCGACCAGGCCGAAAACCGCCTGCACGCGCAGAAGGCTTTGATGGCCGCGTTGATGGGGTAA
- the argB gene encoding acetylglutamate kinase, with amino-acid sequence MKCGGSTLAALPDSFFEDLQQLQASGVQPVIVHGGGPAISENLEKLGIETEFVNGLRKTTEAVLDVVEMVLAGSINKQIVRRIQQTGGKALGISGVDGALIQARPVANAAEVGWVGDVTQVQAEIIQGITAMGYMPVIAPVGVDEDGQRYNINADTAAGAVASQLGTERMIVVTDVPGIMKEIEGVKQVLPVVTVQQIEDMIGSGDIYGGMIPKVKAAVSCIQGEVQEVVIVNGSEPKILSRVLQGETIGTRIVR; translated from the coding sequence ATGAAATGCGGCGGCAGTACACTTGCGGCTTTGCCGGATTCGTTTTTTGAAGATTTGCAGCAGCTGCAGGCCTCTGGCGTACAACCCGTGATCGTTCATGGCGGCGGCCCGGCCATCTCGGAAAATCTGGAGAAGCTCGGTATCGAAACGGAGTTCGTGAACGGTCTGCGCAAGACGACGGAAGCGGTGCTGGATGTGGTGGAGATGGTGCTTGCAGGCAGCATTAACAAGCAGATCGTAAGGCGAATTCAGCAGACCGGGGGCAAAGCGCTCGGGATCTCCGGCGTGGATGGGGCCTTGATTCAAGCCCGTCCCGTGGCAAACGCGGCCGAAGTTGGCTGGGTCGGCGATGTAACGCAAGTGCAGGCGGAGATTATACAAGGCATTACGGCCATGGGTTATATGCCGGTGATTGCGCCCGTCGGCGTAGATGAGGACGGCCAGCGTTACAACATTAATGCCGATACGGCGGCAGGGGCGGTAGCCTCGCAGCTTGGCACGGAACGGATGATTGTCGTCACGGATGTGCCTGGGATTATGAAGGAAATCGAGGGCGTCAAACAAGTGCTCCCCGTAGTGACGGTGCAGCAGATCGAAGACATGATTGGCAGCGGCGATATATACGGCGGGATGATCCCCAAGGTTAAAGCGGCTGTCAGCTGCATCCAGGGCGAGGTGCAGGAAGTGGTTATCGTGAACGGAAGCGAACCGAAAATTTTGAGCCGCGTGCTGCAGGGCGAGACGATCGGGACGCGGATCGTGAGATAG
- the argC gene encoding N-acetyl-gamma-glutamyl-phosphate reductase, with translation MPGEYGETNKMKVAIVGSTGYGGVELIRLLQSHPYVEIASVISSSNAGTPIAEGFPHLTNIVVQDLDGVNAAEMAEKADVVFAATPSGVSSKLVPDLIEAGLKVIDLSGDFRIKDGGTYETWYKHPAPEQKYLEKAVYGLCEISGGNVIDASLISNPGCYPTATLLGLIPAVSAGWIDPKSIIIDAKSGVSGAGRGTSLTSHYAEINENFKAYKVNKHQHIPEIEQALAQAAGEPVTVTFTTQLVPMTRGIMSTMYAQMNGAYSDEDFVELYRQYYEGRNFVRVRNAGIWPATKEVFGSNYCDIGFAADARTGRVTIISVIDNMVKGAAGQAIQNLNLMMGWEENLGLGYTPVYP, from the coding sequence ATGCCAGGAGAATATGGGGAAACCAACAAAATGAAGGTCGCGATCGTCGGCTCGACGGGGTATGGCGGGGTGGAGTTAATCCGCTTGCTGCAGAGTCATCCGTATGTGGAGATTGCGTCGGTTATTTCATCATCAAATGCGGGAACGCCGATTGCAGAAGGATTTCCGCATTTAACGAATATTGTTGTACAGGATCTGGATGGTGTCAACGCCGCGGAAATGGCGGAAAAAGCGGATGTGGTATTTGCGGCAACGCCATCGGGCGTAAGTTCAAAGCTGGTGCCTGATCTGATTGAAGCGGGCCTAAAAGTCATCGACCTGTCCGGCGATTTCCGGATCAAGGACGGCGGCACTTACGAGACATGGTATAAGCACCCGGCTCCGGAACAGAAGTACCTGGAAAAAGCGGTATACGGATTATGCGAGATTTCTGGCGGCAACGTGATAGATGCCAGCTTGATCTCGAATCCGGGCTGCTATCCGACGGCAACGTTGCTTGGCCTGATTCCGGCAGTAAGCGCTGGCTGGATCGATCCAAAAAGCATTATCATCGATGCCAAATCCGGCGTATCCGGTGCCGGCAGAGGCACAAGCCTGACTTCGCATTATGCGGAGATAAACGAAAACTTCAAAGCTTATAAAGTGAATAAACATCAGCATATCCCGGAAATCGAGCAGGCGCTGGCGCAGGCTGCGGGCGAACCGGTAACGGTCACCTTTACGACTCAACTCGTTCCGATGACGCGCGGCATCATGAGCACCATGTATGCACAGATGAACGGCGCGTACAGCGACGAGGATTTCGTGGAGCTGTACCGGCAGTATTATGAAGGCCGGAACTTCGTGCGCGTAAGGAATGCGGGAATTTGGCCGGCTACGAAAGAAGTGTTTGGGTCCAACTACTGCGATATCGGTTTTGCAGCCGATGCCCGAACAGGCCGGGTAACGATTATTTCGGTGATCGACAACATGGTCAAAGGCGCGGCAGGTCAAGCGATCCAGAACCTGAATCTGATGATGGGATGGGAGGAAAATCTTGGACTGGGTTACACGCCGGTGTATCCGTAA
- the hpf gene encoding ribosome hibernation-promoting factor, HPF/YfiA family, protein MKLSVRGQQIEVTEALRDYVDKKLHRLDKYFDAPLASEGNVTLSVVRGLHTVEVTIPLPGVVLRAEDRSDDMYKSIDAVVDKLERQIRKHKTKLNRKFRQEGSLKTITEVPVQADAAPSAQQTEEEFEVVRTKRFTLKPMDVEEAILQMNMVGHNFFVFSNIDTQEVSVVYKRNDGRYGLIEQE, encoded by the coding sequence ATGAAATTAAGTGTTCGAGGTCAACAAATTGAAGTGACTGAAGCTTTAAGAGACTACGTTGACAAGAAGCTGCACAGACTTGATAAGTATTTTGATGCACCCCTTGCCTCGGAAGGCAATGTAACGCTGAGCGTCGTTCGAGGTTTGCACACCGTAGAGGTGACGATTCCGCTCCCAGGCGTTGTGCTTCGGGCTGAAGACCGCAGCGACGATATGTATAAGTCGATAGACGCCGTCGTGGACAAGTTGGAGCGCCAAATCCGTAAACACAAAACGAAATTGAACCGCAAGTTCCGTCAGGAAGGCAGCCTGAAGACGATTACCGAGGTACCGGTACAAGCGGACGCAGCGCCATCCGCGCAACAGACGGAAGAAGAATTCGAAGTGGTCCGCACCAAGCGCTTTACGTTGAAACCGATGGATGTGGAAGAAGCGATTTTGCAAATGAACATGGTCGGACATAATTTCTTCGTATTTTCCAACATCGACACCCAAGAAGTAAGCGTTGTTTACAAACGCAACGACGGAAGATACGGACTGATCGAGCAAGAGTAA
- the secA gene encoding preprotein translocase subunit SecA has translation MLGLVKKIFGDTNDRDVKRLMKTVDIINKLEPDFVKLSDEQLKAKTAEFRARLDKGETLDDLLPEAFATVREASKRVLGKRHYDVQMIGGMALHEGRIAEMKTGEGKTLVGTLPVYLNALLGKGVHVVTVNDYLAQRDSQEMGQIYEFLGMTVGVNLSGMDHADKQVAYACDITYGTNNEFGFDYLRDNMVLYKEQMVQRPLYFCTIDEVDSILVDEARTPLIISGQAQKSTQLYYVADRFVKTLQAEEDYTVDIKVKSVALSEKGVAKAERAFGIENLYDHAHVTLNHHIVQALKANVIMRRDVDYVVTEDEVVIVDEFTGRLMAGRRYSDGLHQAIEAKEGIEVQNESMTLATITFQNYFRMYRKLAGMTGTAKTEEEEFKKIYGLEVLQVPTNKPNQRNDMADVVYKSVNGKFKAVVEEIVERHKKNQPVLVGTVSIENSELISDMLKRKGIKHQVLNAKYHAEEAEIISGAGQAGAVTIATNMAGRGTDILLGDGVADLGGLHIIGTERHESRRIDNQLRGRAGRQGDPGSTQFYLSLGDELMKRFGADNVLNMMERLGFEEDQPIESKMITRAIESAQKRVEGNNFDLRKVVLQYDDVMNQQREIIYKQRREILESENIKEIVMDMIKPVIDRVVEAHCSDEIPENWELQEVADYVNSKLLDEGAVTRDDLWGKEVPEIEELIFEKVKHKYDEREEKIGSELVREFEKVVVLRSVDSKWMDHIDAMDQLRQGIHLRAYGGTDPLREYQFEGFEMFNEMIASIQEEVATYVMKAHIESNQERQAVVDESKVTTNSEPTEKRPVHVGEQIGRNDPCPCGSGKKYKHCHGQE, from the coding sequence ATGCTAGGACTTGTTAAGAAAATTTTTGGTGACACAAATGACCGCGATGTCAAACGCTTGATGAAGACGGTCGATATCATTAACAAATTAGAGCCTGATTTCGTTAAGCTCTCCGATGAGCAGCTGAAAGCCAAGACGGCTGAATTCCGTGCGCGTTTGGACAAAGGCGAGACGCTCGACGACCTGCTCCCTGAGGCGTTTGCTACGGTTCGTGAGGCGTCCAAGCGCGTCCTCGGCAAAAGACACTACGATGTGCAAATGATCGGCGGTATGGCGCTTCACGAAGGCCGTATTGCGGAGATGAAGACCGGTGAAGGTAAAACCCTTGTCGGTACGCTCCCCGTATACCTGAACGCACTCTTGGGCAAAGGCGTGCATGTCGTTACGGTCAATGACTATTTGGCGCAGCGCGACAGCCAGGAGATGGGTCAAATTTATGAGTTTTTGGGTATGACGGTTGGCGTCAACCTGAGCGGTATGGACCATGCGGATAAACAGGTTGCTTATGCCTGCGACATTACGTACGGTACAAACAACGAATTTGGTTTCGATTATCTGCGCGACAATATGGTGCTTTATAAGGAACAAATGGTACAGCGTCCGCTCTATTTCTGTACGATCGACGAAGTGGACTCCATCCTGGTCGATGAAGCCCGTACCCCGCTGATCATTTCCGGACAAGCTCAAAAATCGACGCAGCTTTATTATGTTGCCGACCGTTTTGTGAAGACGCTGCAGGCGGAAGAGGATTATACGGTTGATATTAAAGTGAAATCCGTTGCCTTGAGCGAAAAAGGCGTAGCTAAAGCGGAACGCGCTTTTGGCATCGAGAACCTGTATGATCATGCGCATGTGACGCTGAACCACCACATCGTACAGGCGCTCAAAGCGAACGTAATTATGCGCCGCGACGTCGATTATGTCGTCACCGAAGACGAGGTTGTCATCGTCGACGAATTTACGGGCCGTCTGATGGCCGGCCGCCGCTACAGCGACGGTTTGCACCAGGCGATTGAAGCGAAGGAAGGCATCGAGGTACAGAACGAAAGCATGACGCTGGCCACGATCACGTTCCAGAACTATTTCCGGATGTACCGCAAGCTTGCGGGCATGACCGGTACGGCGAAAACAGAGGAAGAAGAATTCAAGAAGATCTACGGCCTGGAAGTTCTCCAAGTGCCTACCAATAAACCGAACCAACGGAATGATATGGCTGATGTGGTCTACAAGAGCGTTAACGGCAAGTTCAAGGCCGTGGTCGAGGAGATCGTGGAACGCCATAAAAAGAACCAGCCGGTGCTTGTTGGTACGGTATCGATCGAAAACTCCGAGCTGATTTCAGACATGCTGAAACGCAAAGGCATTAAACACCAAGTGCTAAACGCCAAATACCATGCTGAGGAAGCCGAAATCATCTCCGGTGCCGGTCAAGCAGGTGCGGTAACCATCGCTACCAACATGGCTGGCCGCGGTACGGATATTTTGCTGGGTGACGGGGTTGCCGATTTGGGCGGCCTGCATATCATTGGTACGGAGCGCCACGAGTCGCGCCGGATCGATAACCAGCTTCGCGGACGTGCGGGACGTCAGGGCGACCCGGGCTCCACGCAGTTCTATCTGTCGCTTGGCGACGAACTGATGAAACGTTTTGGCGCGGACAACGTGCTGAACATGATGGAGCGTCTCGGTTTTGAAGAAGACCAGCCGATCGAGAGCAAAATGATCACGCGTGCGATCGAGTCCGCTCAGAAACGCGTCGAAGGCAATAACTTCGATTTGCGTAAAGTCGTACTCCAATATGACGACGTGATGAACCAGCAGCGGGAAATCATCTACAAGCAGCGCCGCGAAATTCTCGAATCCGAGAACATCAAGGAAATCGTCATGGATATGATCAAGCCGGTTATCGATCGCGTTGTCGAAGCACACTGCTCGGATGAAATTCCGGAAAACTGGGAGCTGCAAGAGGTTGCCGATTACGTAAACAGCAAGCTTTTGGATGAAGGCGCGGTAACGCGCGACGATCTGTGGGGCAAAGAAGTTCCTGAAATCGAAGAGCTCATCTTCGAAAAGGTTAAGCATAAATATGACGAGCGCGAAGAGAAAATCGGCTCCGAGCTCGTGCGCGAGTTCGAGAAGGTTGTCGTGCTCCGTTCGGTAGACAGCAAGTGGATGGACCATATCGATGCAATGGATCAGCTTCGCCAAGGTATCCATCTCCGTGCATACGGCGGTACGGATCCGCTCCGCGAATACCAATTCGAAGGCTTCGAAATGTTTAATGAAATGATTGCCAGCATTCAGGAAGAAGTTGCGACATACGTCATGAAGGCTCATATCGAATCCAACCAGGAACGCCAAGCTGTTGTCGACGAAAGCAAAGTAACGACCAACAGCGAGCCTACAGAGAAAAGACCGGTACATGTCGGCGAACAAATCGGACGCAACGATCCTTGCCCATGCGGCAGCGGCAAAAAATATAAACATTGCCATGGTCAAGAATAG
- the prfB gene encoding peptide chain release factor 2 (programmed frameshift), whose protein sequence is MIDPNVKHDLREIATKLTNLRGSLDLDLKQEMIANFEEKMSAPDFWDDNEKAQSVIAEMNAVKSSVDQYEKLQQEYEDAAMMAELADEEGEESLMEEIAEAVASLKKKLEDFELNLLLNQPYDKMNAILELHPGAGGTESQDWGQMLLRMYTRWAEKRGFKVEVLDYLPGDEAGIKSVTLLIKGFNAYGYLKAEKGVHRLVRISPFDSSGRRHTSFVSCDVVPEITEDVDVEIRTEDLKIDTYRASGAGGQHINTTDSAVRITHLPTGIVVTCQNERSQIKNRERAMTMLRSKLYERKIEEQQKELDEIRGEQSDIAWGSQIRSYVFHPYSMVKDHRTSVETGNVGAVMDGDLDLFIDGYLRSQIKVDPE, encoded by the exons ATGATCGATCCAAATGTCAAACATGATCTGCGAGAAATCGCGACCAAACTAACCAATCTTAGGGGGTCTCTT GACTTAGACCTCAAACAGGAGATGATCGCCAATTTCGAAGAAAAGATGTCCGCGCCGGATTTTTGGGATGATAATGAAAAAGCGCAGAGCGTCATCGCCGAAATGAATGCGGTCAAATCTTCCGTAGATCAATATGAGAAGCTACAGCAGGAATATGAAGACGCAGCCATGATGGCGGAGCTGGCAGATGAGGAAGGCGAAGAATCGCTTATGGAGGAAATTGCCGAAGCGGTGGCAAGCCTGAAAAAGAAGCTCGAGGATTTTGAGCTGAACCTGCTGCTAAACCAGCCTTATGATAAAATGAATGCCATCCTGGAGCTGCACCCCGGAGCCGGCGGCACCGAATCCCAGGATTGGGGCCAGATGCTGCTGCGGATGTATACGCGGTGGGCGGAAAAGAGGGGCTTCAAGGTAGAGGTTCTCGATTACCTGCCTGGCGATGAAGCGGGAATCAAAAGCGTAACGCTGCTGATTAAAGGCTTTAACGCTTACGGCTATCTGAAAGCCGAGAAGGGCGTACACCGGCTGGTACGGATCTCGCCTTTTGATTCGTCGGGCCGGAGGCATACGTCGTTTGTATCCTGTGACGTCGTTCCGGAAATTACCGAAGATGTCGATGTGGAAATCCGCACGGAGGATTTGAAAATCGATACCTACCGGGCCAGCGGCGCGGGCGGACAGCATATCAATACGACGGATTCGGCGGTACGGATCACGCACTTGCCTACAGGCATCGTGGTGACCTGCCAAAATGAACGTTCACAGATCAAGAACCGCGAGCGTGCGATGACCATGCTCCGTTCCAAATTGTATGAGCGCAAAATCGAAGAACAGCAAAAAGAGCTGGATGAAATCCGAGGGGAACAGTCGGATATTGCCTGGGGCAGCCAGATCCGATCCTACGTGTTTCATCCCTATAGCATGGTAAAGGACCACCGCACATCAGTAGAAACCGGCAATGTCGGCGCCGTGATGGACGGAGATCTGGATCTGTTCATCGACGGTTATTTGCGCAGCCAAATCAAAGTGGATCCTGAATAA